In the Melanotaenia boesemani isolate fMelBoe1 chromosome 14, fMelBoe1.pri, whole genome shotgun sequence genome, cggAAGATAAAATGTTACCTTAAAAATTCTGTAGGTATGTTATATTTGCATTTAGAGTGGTcccaaaaaaaaagacctttaaAAACCCAATAGATTTGGATCAgagtttttagtctttttttttttttaactaaagtttAAGAGGTTTTAGAGTTGAAGCCTGTTTACAATCATCATCAGGATGAACTCTGGCTTCAAAAGCGTAAGTACACGACAACAGGACAGGGCAGCACCCAGTGGTGTTTTCGTGAGAAGCTGCAAACAAGTTTGACAAATTCATTGATGGAaacttaaataattatttactaCATCATGGTCATTGATTAATATAATCAACATAGCTTatctgtgtaaatattttaaataatttgagcTGAAGTGTTGTCATCAGCTTGTCTTACTTCCTTGAAATTGAAATCCATATTAGCCTTAAAAATCCAGACTCAGTCAGACTCAACAGTATCCAATCAGCGGCTATCTAAGGGGGTTATCAATAACCTCATTCCTCAGCCTGTAATGTAGCTGATAAATAACAGTTAACAGAACTATAGAGGTCAAGGTGAAATCTGTAAAATCAAGAAAACTTTCTGAGATAACTGCTTATAAGATGGctacaaaaaaaaccaaaaaaaaaacaaaaagaaaaacacactttattGCAAAAGACCTCAGGAAGATTTAATAGatggtgaggaggtggaggactGTTGCAATGTGCAGCAACACCTGCATAAACATGTCATTCATGATGGAGTCATTAGAAGTGTTGTTTAGCTGCATCCTGGGCATTAATGTATATAATCAAATAAACCTTATGGTCAATTTAACTTCTGTGGACTGAACAACGGAATAAAAAATTTTGGACTTTAGAAGTAATTTTTGGTTCATGCTGCAACTTTAAGGGGAAGATTGAAGAACTGAACACATCCTTTAGACACCAACAAATActtgacacaaacattttactgtctgaaaatttgtgtaaataaaaaaaaggaaaagaaatacaagCAAAAGGATTTGTTGCCCTCATCTAAACATCACTGAAAatgtatgaatgtgtgaaaaCCCCAAGAGGACAGTGCATGGAAGATGGCTCAttaaacagaacaagaacctttaactgaagaaatgggtaaaaaacaaacaaacaaacaaacaagcattgCATTATAAATGATCAGCCTTCACTTACTGCCCACATAGAGACAAGAACCATCCAAAATACTTCCATCTGCTCCATGACACACCAGGTTGTCTCCAGACTGCTGCCGGGAGCCATTGAGGCTGTGAAGGGTGACACTTAGGACGTTGGAGGACACCAAACTGTAGGTATCGCTGGACAGACGCACCCCATTCAGGGTCCAGTACGCAGTGCTGGCATGGAGGCCGAGCTCAGGGCTGAGCGTGCATGTGGCTGTCAGACTGGAGCCAATGTGCAGAACGGCATCCTGGGGCGAGACAACTGCAACATCTGGATGATGGACACACACAGGactactttttaatttgtgcaggataaaaaaaacacatttatattaatctttactttatttctaaataagtggattcatttttaatattacatatttatttaataaagctTCCAATCCTTAAATTTATGTGTATGGCTACTATAATACTCTACCATAAACAAATAGatgttaataaagcctttgtaAAGTTTTAGTGTCCACACTTCAGTTAAGTTAATATTAACAaaaattttatctatttttaataaaaatatatattaatccTTTCTTTAACTAGTTTCTTCAGTCAGATCAGATTGGACGGCTGCTTGCGTGTACTTAGAGTTGTGAAACGCACGTGCTTCAGGTTGAAGCTGCAACTTTTTTAGGCAGAAATCATTACAGCCAACATTTCTGGCCAGCTATATAAAAATTGGGCTGTCTGGGTGTTTGTGTTTGAGGGAGCACAGCAGTGCTGCACCACAACAAAGCATCAGCTCAGCGCATGTTTATGACCCCATAATGAAGTGGATTTATAGAGCCTCGGGAGGAGAACTAAGAAAGGTCACCCTGGTTTGTCAGTAAAATCCTTAAATGTTTTTCCATACATGATCCCTCTAAGGCAGAAAGTTTTCTCTTATGATTGATGCCCATGAAAAACTCTTAGCTGTACATTCTCACATAAACACAAGTTAACATACAAGGTTTTATTAACTGTGCTGAAGGTGGGTGGCAAAGAAACTTTCAAGCACATGTGTTACTACACTTTTTCAAATCCAGcctatttaacatttaatatgaaGAAATAATATTTGGCGTATAAATgatgaaaggaaagaagattCACTCTTGGGTCCTGGTGAGTGGAAATCATAATTCTGTGATTACTGTGGATGAAAAATATTAAGGGGTAATTTCACAGTCCATTGATAATAAATTTGCATCCTGATGACTTCACATTTTCTTAATGCAACAGTGATAATGAACCCTGTTTCACTTAGTCTCATCAGATACATCACCACCAACTCTATTAGGCCTTGTTCTCATTCTAATCTTACCTCAGGAACAAAATCACTCCTAATTGTTTAATTTAGGTTAATTTAGAGGGAAATGGCTCAGTTAGGCTGATATTATGTTTTTAGAGCATATATTAAGTAAGTTGCAAAATATCCAAATGTTTTAGTCAACAAGGCTTTGTAAATATTACAATAACATCTATAAAAAAATCTCAGCTTGCAAATCACAAACAGGCATcttatttcagtgtttctgtgtgtaggTTAACTGTGAATATAACTGGTTAGTTCATTGTCATCTATGAGAGGCAATAAAGTTCATTGTGCTACTATAATGCTATTTCAAAGTACAGAGTGTTATATGCATTTTACTAActctggattttcttttaaacagctgTCTGTGTCTCATCTCACAGAAACAAAAGTGTCTGTTAAAGTTTGATACTTACATGTGGAAGAGAGCAACATGTGCGTGACAAGGAGGAGCAAAAACATGAAgcaaaacatagtttgtgagcttttttttttttcacttttcctGTTTCTGTCCTTAGTTCCTTCGTAGCAGGGCAAACAGGTAAAGCTGAAGGACCTGTGCAGCTTCACAGCTCAAATCAAACGCTGGCTCTTCTGAAAGAACAAGCTGACTTCAAACAGTCTGAGGAAGCATGCGTTTCACCTCGTTGTgatcccactgcttctctgcagCAGCTACAACACTCAGGTTCATAATGCTTTGCTCCTCCCTTGTTTTCCCACAGTGTTAGATCATTAGCGTTTCTCAGCTGGTCCACTCCCAAACCTCTTGTCTGCTTTTGTTACGTTGAGGGggtgtggttgcatttgcagGATTGCACTCATTATTCAACACAAATCATTCCTTATATTTTGCCCTcaaagccacacacacacacacctatagtACAGCTACCTTACAAAGCAAGATAAaattttctgctttcatttgTAACCAAACACAAGATGCTTCAGTTAATTTGATGATGCCTTTGATTCAGTTTGGAGACACTTGTGTTATCTATGTAGCTACAGGCCCACAactatttttaaatcatttaagtCTACTGCTCACAGTTGAATAATATGGATACTCCATGTGCAGTCTATCAAGTAGTGCTTCAAAGTTTGTGAACCCTTTAGAATTTACCTTATACCTTATAATAGACATGACCTAATAGATCAATAGATTTTATATGAATAGATAAAAATAGAAtccatttaagaaaaaatgttttagttgtttagtTGTTGTAAATATGCTATGATGGAGCTGGAACCTCAGGTCTGTCATTATAAAGTGCAACTAGACATTTCAGGTAATGGTTGATCCTCTCATTAATCAgctttaagcttttttttttttttcattccttctTACTGAATCGATTCCTCTCTGGGTTGTTTGACTTTCCTCACATAAACTTAATTCCGGTTCTTCCACGTTGTTCCTACACTGAATTCAGCGCagactttgactttttttttccaaaacataAACAGCTTTTGTATCTAGGATTGTTGTCTGTTAGGCCTACTTTCAGTAAAGATATTTCACAGATGTTTCATCTGCCATTCAGTGGTATAATCTAGAATTTATTGTTCCATTGTGCCTGCTGTCCTGAGCCAGATGCAGCAAAATTGTCTCAGTCTGAATGCTGGAATTAAATTACTTCCTGTCtccattttcagaaaaatagagtgtattttcttgttttacctTTCTTATGTACCTACTATATTACTTATAGATATATTtataagaaatatattttattaaatatgtgcTAATTAGcatcaaattaaaattttttaaactttgtgaaAGAACACCTTTTTAATGGCTGTTTCATCTGAAGCTGAAATTAAGCAGAAGGCACATTGCTGCCTGTTATGCCTCACtttcaatcaaaatattttactttggtCTCATTAACTcactattaattattttaagaacATTCTGCCTTATCCTTATGAGTTTAAATCAATGCTAATTTTAAGGAATAGTGTTTCTCTTTGTCCACATCATTGTTTAATTTACTCCTGATGAAGGATTCATGAACATCATCGCTATCCAATGTGAAAGAGGTCTTTAGTTTCTCAGAGGTCACGCTGTGTTCCTATGAGACATTTTGTTCTTTGAATGATCTTTGTTTGGTTGACCACTCCCGGGGAGGATAACAACAGCCGTGGATTTCTGACATTTGCACGCAGTCTGACTGTGAGATGGTGGAGTCCAGTTACTGTAGAAATATTTCCAGTCTGCAAAGCATCAAAATCTCTACTTCTGGTCTTAAGAATCTACATGAGGATACACTTCTTCAAACGTGGTGGTGAGGATCAGTTCTTTACTCTTAGAAAAGGTCCATTCAGACCTGACTTGAGTTCACTGACTAAAATCACTTGAGTTCACCTTAACAACTTTTATTCCTAAACATTTACAATTTACGAGACATATTATTGCTTCATCTGTTTAATTTGGACAGATATTATTTAAAGACTATAAGAATCTGAGAAATAATAAGAACTAAATATAATTGCAAAATAATCCAAGCACATTGTTATTGCTATTGTAATCTAATGTATATACTATAAGTATATTGTGCACCTTCAACCTCAGCTTTAAGTACATTTACATACCTTCCAGCACAAAATGTTGACAAACTACTTaaagttttgggtttttttaaatcattttctcaGCTAAAATACCACTGAATCTCATGCTTGTTCCAGCAGAATCTTTACATCATCTGATAATTGGGACATTAATAGTTGATGAACTGTCAGCTGCAACAAACGGCCCATCTGTCCGCTCCACGCGCCACATCTGCCACCCGCAGCCCGGCCTTTATCAACTACCTCCAAGCCCCCCAATAAAAGTCTTCAGTGGCACATTATGCACTGCAGTGAAGGCTGCTTTGCAGGTTGAGTTTGAACGGGGAAAAGGCGCGTGCGTGACGACGACGGTGATGATGCTGATGCGCGTGACGCAAGCTACCAACAGAGGCAGATCAGcagagcgggcagacaggagcTGGGCTGAGGCAGCAGCATCCGCACCAGCAGCGCCGCCACAAAAAAGGAGCGCAGTGCAGGTTGAAGCTCGACTTTCCGCTCCTCTCTTCAGGGTTTCAGATGCTCCGGTTCGGCGGCAGTATGTGCGGCTTCTCGGCCTTGCTCTCGGTGCTGGTGGCTGGACTCGCGGCTGCGTCCTCGGATCTGTTTGACAACCAACTGGGCGATATCAATTACTGCAAAAAACAATGCCAGCTCACCATCAAAACCAAAAGCCCTGCGAAAGTAAGTTATTCCTTATTGCCAGAGGGTGAGAGGACTTTGCAGGGAGCGTATTATCAAGCAGACGACGTCATGCTGTTGTAGGTTATATATTTGCAacgaaaaagaaagaaaaaaaatcacaattgcCTGTTTTGGGATTGAAAAGTGGTTATCAGTGTGAAAAACGTTAAAATGAACATCCTTGGATCTGTGCGTACCGACACGCTCGCTTCGATTTTTCGTTGCATCCTTTTGGACGCGACGGCGCACAAATAGGCCGAAAAGATGCAGCTCATTTTGGTCTGCACCTTAAAGGCCAGTCCAAGATGTGAACTGCATTCAAGCTCATCCTGAGGTGTACCTGCTAAACACTGCACCAGCGATCGACCTGCAGGCATAATGCAGAATTCGGAGGAGCTGTGAAAATATTTATCGCGAAGCGCGAACATTTAATGACAGTTTACTCGACATCTCCCAGCGCAGACAAGGCCAGACTTGACGGGAGCGGGATGGTTGACATTATGATTTTGAATTTCTCCGACTTTCTCTGGTTTAGAGCATTACCTATAGATTTGCAGACTCggattgttttttattctcaccacctcctccttcctctcctcctcctccgctgCCTTCAGGTGTGGTTCAGACATCCTGcaaggcagcagcagaactgcAGAGCGAATCTCAGTCATCTGCTTGAGGACTGTGATGGAAAATGAGTCGCTTATATATGTTGAGTTGTTGGGCTTTGAAGATGTTGTATGAGCCACCTCCTGTAAATATTAGGCACCGTCTCGTGGCTTGGGATAAACACACTTTTCTTATATTTGCTTCAAGCGAATTATCGCAGAAACGCAGTAAAGATGATGAAAAGCCTGTAATAAAGGTTCATGGTCGCACTCAGGAATTCTCTTTGTCTCTCCTGTTCTTATTAGAGGGCGCTGTTTCTCTTTGCAGAGAACATTGGGATATAATGTAATGAAGTTCATTGAAGTCCACTCCTAACACCACAGTTTAAAACAACTTGCTCATCATCGTTGGCTTCAATAGTAACAAAAAGGCTCTTATAAACTGTTATGACAGCTGCATCATGTCATTAAGAGATGCTGTGATCAGTCTACGTCATACTTCCAAACCCTCCGAACAAGACTGAGATGAAGTTTATCCACGATTACTGGAGACAGCTCCAATTTTGAAACTCTTTCTAtctttcctctctctgtctGGCTGTTAGGACTCTATAATGAATGCCTGTCACCGTGGTTGTCGCCTCTACTCCATCTGCCAGTTCGTCAATGGAAATGCTGGATTTAATACCAGCAAGGAGGAGTGCCAGGGAGGTGAGTCAGTATGTCTGTTGTACTGTTTGTTTGGACAAGTTTAATGGAGTTAGAATTCAAAGCAGAAGCTGCTGAAGCATGGAGAATAATTAAATTGTGTCTTTCTGCTTATTGTAGCAGTAGGCCATGTTGTGGTAGAAAAAAAGGCGTATTTATAGTAAATTAGAGGTTTTCAAAAGCAGTTTGCAGCCACGTCAAATTGTGTTCACAGGGCTTCTAGGACCGATGCAAGTCAACATCAAAGTGCTGAACACCTCAGTTCTGGTAAATATTGCAGTGTTTTCTGAAATCTGGAGGTCTCAGTGGGTATTTTTTGGGTGTTAGAGGCAATTTGTACTCTTCACACTACTATATTGGAAATCAATTATGTGATTTGCCATGCAGACAGAAGGTGCCTACTTGCCTCCGTGTTTCAGTAACATTAATATGGAAAGAACTGTCTTTGCagaagcaaaaagatgcaacatCTCCCATCGCATCATTATCCTTCTGCCTTATCCTGTTTTATCTTGTTGAAGAGCTGAACGCTTTCTTTCCTGCTCattcattctctttttatttcttcatttgcaCTGGaagctttttcttccttttttgtcCTTATATGAATTCTGTCAAGCTTTAcacatgtttgtttctttctctgtagCCTGCCAggaggcatacatgaagctgcTGGAGCAGGAGGCCTGCAGCACTGGTTGTGCCAGCCAACCCTCTGAACCTGAGATCAAGAGGAGGAAGGTGAGAAAAACCACTCTCCGCTCAATAAATTCACAtctaaacacacactcacacctacACATGGCAAAAGGTGCTATAAGCGACAGAGTGACATAAAGAGTgtctaaatattaaaactagaaatgtgtgtgtgtgtacaaacaGGAGTGTATCCAAACATAGTCAAGGCTTTCCTATGTAACTGTATGAGCTGCTCTCTCTTTCACAGCTGAAGGCCATGACTTTGCGCCCAAAGCCCCCCTCTGTGATGGAAGCTGTGTCCAGCTGGTGCAATGACATTGTCAGCTCCGCCCAGAGCTTCATCTCCTCCACCTGGACCTTTTACCTGCAGGCTGATGATGGCAAGGTTGTGGTTTTCCAGGTAAGACCCAACAAAGACTACAAATTTTGGGTGTATATAATTTGATGGGGTGGAGAGCAACGTCTAACACGTCAGTGTAAAATATCCCTTATGTGTTTTAAAGATATGTTGGCTGTTAAGGCCACAACTTATGATTCACATCATTTTCCTTCTCATGAAATAATCAATTGACCCCTGGTGTTCTATGGATCAAGGTATAACCATCCCAGAAGAGACCACTcttatctaaataaaaaatgaatcagCATAGCATGAAAGTGATCACTCAAAGCATTTTTATATTGATTTGCTTTGACCTTTCCTTTTAAGAGGACAAGTAGACCTATACCATGCTGGAATAGGAATAACAATAATTACAAAAGTAAAAGTGTGCAGCTTTTCTTAAGACTGTTACAAAGTCTTAATAATATACAccaaaatggttttaaaaagctgtAAGATATTGTTCTAAACTATTCCACTAATAGAAGAGTTTGTTAAGAGGGTGGGAAAGTATTTGGAGACTTTGCGTCTCCACTGAGTTCAGTGGGCAGTGAGCTCCATAATATGGCGGCTCTAATAACAGCCTGAGATGTGGGAATAATCAGCAGGGCTCTCTGCTTGGCTCTAAGTGTTCAGGAGGGGTACATACCAGGTCAACAAGTCCAAAATGTATTTAGAAACCAGCCCACCCAAGGCTTTAAAAGGTGAACAGCATGGTTTTAAGTGCCAGTGAGTGGAGGCATGTTTAAGCCTTTTTGTCCCAGTAACAACTCTGCTGTGTTTTGGATCAATTGGATGTGATGAAGAGAGCCTCTGCTGAGACCAGAGCATGTTGTATTAGAGTAATCTAGGCAAACgtagaaaaaaaagcttgtatAACCTTGTATAAgttgcagctgaaataaattCCTTTTCAGTGTCAAGATTATCTTAAGCTGGAAAAAGCAAGACTGAACTATGTGTTGGACTTCTGCACCAAAACTGATGTTCTTATTAAATATTGCGCCTAGATTCTTAGGAGCATGTTCAGTGTTATTTGACAGACTTTTAGGATTAGCACCAACAGATCTGAGGGCATTCAGGAGACCAAACACAACAACCTCAAGTCAACTGTCTTGTAATTTAGGACATTTTGAGCTAGCCGGGAGACAAGCTATGGGAATCATAAGGATATAATGATATGTGGGCTTAAACTGAGAGCTAAACATCATAATCTTGAATGAGCTGAGTATTGGTTCCTCTAACCTCAAGAAAAAACAATGCAACCACATATCCGTGGTGGCTGGAGCCTATTTTTTATTGACAATGAACAAGTGAACTTATGAGTcacattaaatcaaattaacagACTATTACCCTATCCTGTGTAACTCTGGAAAAGAAGTGAGAGAAAGCCAAAACATAAGCACAACATGCTATCTCCATATTATTTCAGAGAGAGATCGAGTCTTACTACAGACCTCACTGGACTATTAGGAGTCAGTTGTTCTGCAAGATGGTCTCAAATTaagatgtttatttattgatctAGTCTATGCTGGTGCAAAGTTTGTGCATGTATGCAGGTTGAGAGTGTAAGTCAACAATGTGGAGAAAATGTTGTTAAATCAGTGttattcttgtttatttataagtgtcattttaaattatgacAGTATTCAGTGCCATGCATATTGGATGAGCATTACAGGTTCAACTGTGGTTAATTCACATAAAGATGGAGCCGTTTTGTAAGATTTAACAGAGAATAAATTGCTTAAAATAAAGTCTTGCATATGACAAATAGATATTAAGGAGGACATTTTATAATTTGAGAATATAACTATATACATCTTAAATTTTGATAAATAACCTCTCACCTTTTCTAATTCTAAAAGGATAACTATGGAATATGTTGCTGCAGCTTTCCCAGAGGTATGTGCTGTCATAGGGGAATTTTTAGATAAGGAACATTTAGCAAAGGTCAAACCACCTATATTTATTAAAGCTATAATAAGATTTGGTCTGTCTAACCACAAGGCTACTCGATCATATCCTCCTAATTCAAAAACCAACCAGAAACCTGCATCTACgtcaaatgtttttctgtttggatAACTGACTTTATGGCAATTTTAGCAGCATAATTAAAGGGTTCAGTGGGAAATGATAGTATTTATGCACCCTAACCTATACACAGGCACTTCTGTATGAAAGAGAGCTCTCTTATAAGCGGAAATGTGGGGTTACGTACGAGAATCTGTGTGTAGACTGGGCTGTAATGTTCCACATCATATAGTGCAATACATCAAGCTCAGGGCATGAATTTAACAACATTTCTTTTGGACCTGGTGATGGATGTTTGCTCTTTGTGGCAGTGACGTGCTGACTGAAGCAGCGAGGGGCAGCCTGCCTCAGTGGGTCAGTGAGGAGACTGTCAGGCTTGTGTTTAGTGGGAAGCTGGCACACTGCCTCCAACTTGACAGATTGACTCTCCAAGtgttaaaacaacagaaaaagtccAACTAAGTCTAGGGACTGCAAAAGAGAGAGGGGGTGAGCACACGCCTGCCGCTGCAGCAGATCAAAGTTATGTGAATATCCACAAAGAGCTGACAGTCCACATGCTCTCACCTCCTAgactgtttttgtatttgtgtgaatTCATGTTGAAAGAATATACGTGCAGCTTCAAGCTTCTTTGCCAGTCAGGACCAGTCAGTTGCAGATTATTTAATGTGGTGATGTAAATGATGTACAATAAGGTCACACCTATGCTACAGAAAACTTGGGTAAAACATCACTTCGTCCCCGTCATCCCTTCTCACCTCATTACTTTAATCCATTGATAGTGAGAGTATCTTTGATAAAAAAAGTGAGTTGAATAAAGACCTCCAGCTGGTCCTGCAGAACAAATTGTTAGTTGTTAGTTGA is a window encoding:
- the tmem59l gene encoding transmembrane protein 59-like, which gives rise to MLRFGGSMCGFSALLSVLVAGLAAASSDLFDNQLGDINYCKKQCQLTIKTKSPAKDSIMNACHRGCRLYSICQFVNGNAGFNTSKEECQGACQEAYMKLLEQEACSTGCASQPSEPEIKRRKLKAMTLRPKPPSVMEAVSSWCNDIVSSAQSFISSTWTFYLQADDGKVVVFQSQPEMEYSMPELQAPRSNVADKPWPQVHSHTQRPHGVRGHGEKGAAKAAGKGKHPVQHTEDPTAEHDFLGCMSRRSGLPRWILAACLFLSIMVMLWLSCASLVTAPEQHIKTQLSINGDREFLEHVHKVNPYHLSPMIAVTMKQSEEIQEAGPLPVKVDLNKTCV